CCGTGTTCGCGGAGTGATGAGAATTACCCATTATTCGCCTCCAGTGGTTTTTTCTTCTAAATATCCCGCTTGCATCTGGAAAATACGATCGCAACGCTGCGCCAGTTCATTATCATGCGTCACCAACACTAATGTGGTGCCATGCGCCTGATTCAATTCAAATAGTTGCTCAATAATTTTAGTGGCAGTGATCTGATCTAAATTACCGGTCGGTTCATCGGCAAACAAAATTTGAGGTTTGATCATAAATGCACGAGCCAATGCAACCCGTTGCTGCTCACCACCCGATAATTGGCTTGGAGTATGATGTATACGAGCCTCAAGCCCGACTTCAGTTAACAATGCAGTCGCACGTTGAATGTCTTCTTTCTCACCTTTTAACAAACAAGGAAGCGTGACATTTTCTAATGCCGATAATGTGGGAATAAGCAAAAAACTTTGAAACACAAAACCAATTGCATCACTTCGAAGCGCCGCTCTGGCTTCATCATCTAAACTCGATAACGGTTTCCCCAGTAAACTGATCTCGCCGCTGGTGGCGGTATCTAGCCCTGCCAGCAAGGTCATTAAGGTCGATTTTCCTGCGCCAGAAGTCCCCACTAATGCCACACTTTCCCCTGCATTAATGCTCAGCGTTACTTGGTGTAAAATCGTGAGTTGCTCTTGTTTGGTGCTGACAACTTTTGCAACGTTTTGCGCCGTGATCACCGCTACCTTTTTAGGATCTGACGCGGTAGACTCAGAGTTAAGAGTCGATGCCTGATTGATTGATGTTTGAGTAGTCGATGTTGTTGCAGATGAATGAACGATAGGTGATTGAGACATGATGAGAATATTCTCCTTAATGATAATGCTGTGTGTAACATCCTTAACACAGATAAATATGGCGCAAGCAAGCCAACAAAATCCAACGATTTTAATCTTGGGCGATAGCTTAAGTGCTGGCTATCAAATGGCAATCGAGCAAAGTTGGCCGTCATTATTACCGAAAGAATTAAAAACCAAAGGCATTAACGCCACGGTGATAAATGGCAGTATCTCTGGTGATACATCGGGTAACGGATTAGCTCGCCTGCCGGCATTATTATCACAACATAACCCAGATTGGGTGGTGATCGAATTAGGCGCTAATGATGGGTTAAGAGGCTTTCCCCCCGCGACCATCAGCCAAAACCTCACTCAAATAATCAAATTAAGCCAAGGTTCCGGTAGCCAAGTAGCATTAATGCAAATTATGGTTCCGCCGAACTATGGTAAACGTTATACCCAAGCTTTCTCTAATTTATACCCTGAATTGGCCAAACAACAAAACATCCCTTTGTTACCATTTTTCTTACAAGATATGATCGTCAAACCTGAGTTAATGAAAAAAGATGGACTGCACCCAAAAGCCGAAGCACAACCGTGGATCGCCCAGTTTATGGCGGCTCAGCTGCAACCTATTCTATAAGTTCAGGTTAAAATGATCCAAGTTCACACAAATTTATAACAGTTATGCAAATCGTGACTTACGCCATATCAATGTGATATGGCGTTTCTTATTCATGATCTGAAACAATTTAATCACATTTATTCAAAAAAAATGCCCTTTATACCTGTTTGGCGCAATAAATTTATCGCTAAACCCTCCTATTCTAAATTTAGAACTTTTCTCATTACTTTTTCAAAGGTAACCAAATCGATTGAATTTACTGTTATTGAGCCGATCTCAATGATTTCACAAGCCGTAATTTCAATTCAAGATGGTTACACCAATTAGATAAATAGGATTTAACATGATCATTGAGCCCATCATTAAAGGCGTTGTTGCCCGTTCAGCTCATCCTTATGGTTGCGAAGCGGCAGTAAAACAACAAATCGAATTCGTAAAGCAAGCTGCTGCTATTAAAAATGGTCCTAAGCGTGTCTTGATTTTAGGCGCTTCATCGGGCTTTGGTTTGGCTTCTCGTATTGCCCTTGCGTTTGGTGGCAGTCAAGCCGATACCATTGGGGTGTCTTTTGAGCGTGGCCCATCAGAAAAAGGGGTCGGCACCGCAGGTTGGTACAATAATATCTTTTTCAAAAAAGAAGCCGAAAAAGAAGGTCGCATTGCGATTAATATCGTCGGCGATGCATTTGCCAAACAAACACGCGCCCAAGTGGTTGAAGCGATTGAAACTTACTTTGAAGGTGAAGTTGATCTGGTCATTTATAGTTTAGCGACTGGAATACGCCCAGATCATAAAACCGGAGAGAAATGGGTCTCCAGCATCAAACCAATCGGTGACAGCGTCACTGGTGCAAGCGTGTTATTAGAAGATGACTCATGGCATGAAAGCACGGTTGAAGCGGCAAGCGATGCTGAAATTGAGTCAACCCTCAAAGTCATGGGCGGCTCCGATTGGGAAAGTTGGATTGACGATTTAATTAACAGTGAATCTTTGGCTGAAGGCTGTAAAACCGTGGCATTTTCCTACATTGGCAGTGAGATCACCGCCCCTATTTATCGCGATGGCACGCTAGGTTGGGCCAAAGTCGATTTACATCAAGCCAGTCATTCTTTGAACTTAAAAATGAGCAACTTTAATGGTTCTGCGCACGCCAGTGTGTGTAAGGCATTAGTGACTAAAGCCAGTGTCTTTATCCCTACTTTAACGCCTTATTTGATTGCGCTGTATAAAGTGATGAAAGAAAACGGTACTCATGAAGGTTGTATTGAACAAATGCAGCGCTTGTTTACCACCAAACTTTATAATCATGCGCTAGATGGAGATGTCCAACATGATATTCCGGTTGATGCCGAACGCTTGATCCGCATCGATGATTGGGAACTAGATGGCGCCACTCAAGCGCAAGTTAAAGCCATCGTAGACAATATGACTGCGGATAACTTTAAACAAATTGGCGACTATCAAGGCCTTAAAAAAGAATTTATGCAAATCAATGGTTTTGATTTTGATAATGTCGATTACAACCAAGATATTAGTATTGATGAATTACAAGCATTGGTGGACTAAGTTTTACATAATTTTTCTGACAAGGCATAAGTACGCTCGAGAAAGAGTCGAACAAGTTCCAGTTCGACTCTGAGCGACACTTGCCTGAGGATACTATCCTCTGATCAAAAATTTGGATTTTTCATGTTAGGCGCATAACACTTTCCAAGATGAAAGAGATGACCAGAAAGATTGATTAACTCGGGTATTGAAAATTAACACTACATTAAGTGGTTAACGGTGCGTGCAAAAATCAAGCAAAACTAGATCAGCACACTTTCGCGAAACCAACAGAACCTTTTTTGCTGGAAACTCCGTGTTAAAAATCGTTTTCAGTTAATATCTGACGACAATTACGAATCGTCAATACACGGAATTCCACACCTACACTGTAAATAATACGATAATAACCAAACAGAATTTCACGATAATTTGTGTGTGGCATTTCTGGAACCATTCGTCCCATTTCAGGCATAGTTCCAAGTGAATTTGTTTTGTCGAATACTTCATTTACCCATTTTTTAGCCGTTGCAGGGCTATCTAAAGCAATAAATTCAGCAGCATCACCAAGCTTTTCAAGAGCCAATGGAGACCAAACGACTTTCATCATTTAATACGCCCTAATACTTGATCTCGAGCCTCTTCGTTAGATACACCTAAGCCAGAAGCGAATTGAGCTTCTGCTGTTCGCAATTCTTCAAGTAACTCTATTTTTTCTTGCATTGCTTCATATTCAGCAACATCAAGTACAACAGCGACACCTTTACCGCGTTGAGTAATGACAAGAGGACGACGGGTTTCATTTATTTGCTTAATAAATGAGGTGACACCAGCACGAAATTCAGAAAGAGGCTGAATATCTTGATCGAAATGTATACGGCTCATATCAAACTCCAGAAGGTACAAAATAACGTACAAATAATAGTTCAATTGCATTTTTTGAGCAAGAATTCAATTTAGGTGCACTAACGCGTAACAAAAAAAGAATCCAATACCTACCCCTAATATCGACCAATTTACAATGATTTTGCCGTGTACACCGATGGGCTTTATATACTTAAGCTCTTCGCCTAAATCCCAATTCAGGTTATACTGAGCGGCTAAATTTTGCCTCATTATAAAAGTGAAACTGATAATCTATGGAAACCCTGATCTTCGCGCTGAAAAACATCGAAAAACAAAACTATCGTGCCTATCAACAAATCAAGGGACAATACGATTTTACTGACTTCGATCTTTTTATCGATACGGTTCAAGGCGACCCGCATGCCACCGCTTCTCGATTGCGAGCTAAACGAGCTTGGTCATTAACCGATCTCAAATGGTTACTAGAAGAATCAGAAGATTATCAACGTTCTGCGCGTGATTTCATTGCTCGCTATTTTTCCAAATTAGCGCAACCTGAAGCGACAGTTGATATTGCATTTAATGGCCAAACGATTTTAGATCACACCGCGGTATTATTCACTGAACAAGGAATTGAGCTGCGTTTTCGCGTCAATTTACCTGCCGATGGTCGTCAGATCTTAGGTAAAAAAGCGATTAACATTTTGACCTTCCACCTGCCAAAATTCATTCGCCGCGCCACTCTTGCGCGCGAAATTGATATCGAGGCATTAAAACGTCATTGCGAAATTGCCGAAGACCAAGCCGCGCTACGCAGTCAACTGGCCGCCAATAACTTAGTGGCATTTGTGGCCGATAACAGCGTTTTACCTCGCGTATCTGGCGATTGCGATTTACCGATGAAAGATGCCATCACTTTTAGCGCGCCAGATTCTTTAGCGGTCACCTTGCATACTCCGCATCGTGGTCATATCCGTGGTTTAGGTATTCCCAAAGGGATCACTTTGATTGTTGGTGGTGGTTATCATGGTAAATCGACCCTACTGACCGCGATTGAGCGCTCTATTTACGATCATATTCCTAGCGATGGACGTGAATATATTGTTACCGATCCACAAGCGATGAAGATCCGCGCCGAAGATGGTCGCAGTGTGCACAACTTAAATTTATCCAACTACATTAATCATCTGCCAATGGGCAAAGACACCAGTGATTTCTCGACTCAAGATGCTTCCGGTTCGACCTCACAAGCGGCGTGGTTACAAGAGTCCCTTGAAGCCGGCGCGACTACGATTTTGATTGATGAAGATACTTCCGCCACCAACTTTATGATCCGTGATGAACGTATGCAGGCATTAGTGGCAAAAGGCGATGAGCCTATTACCCCACTGGTGGATCGCATTGGTCAACTGCGCGATCAACAAGGCGTTTCATCGATCATCGTGATGGGCGGCTCGGGCGATTATTTTGATGTGGCCGACACCGTGATCCAAATGCACGACTACCAAGTACTAGATGTAACCACCAAAGCAAAGCAAGTTATTGAACAACACCCAAGCCAACGTAGCCATGAAGTTGAAGGCGAATTGGTGGTTCATCCTTCGCGTTCATTAAAAAATGGCTGCTTACAAAAGATCTTAGCCGAAGGTAAATTCCGTATTCAAGGCAAAGGCACTCACACCCTTCGCTTTGGTAAAGAGCACGTTAATCTTTCAGCGCTTGAGCAAATTGAATCGATTTGTGAATTAAACACCATAGGTTGGTTGTGGTTCTTGTTATCGCAGCAACAGGGTTGGAGTGAAAACCCTGCCCAAGCGTTCGAACAGTATCTAGCCGGTGACTGGCATCAAGCGTTACCAAATAATGGCGATTTAGCAAAACCAAGAACGCTCGATGTGATGGCGGCTCTTAACCGTTTACGCAAAGCACAATTTAAAGCTTCCGTTTAGATAAGCACATCGAATTGGCGTTGCTACTGTTAATACCTATTTCATTTTATTTTTGATCAATTTGAATACGCAAAAAAGACGCTGATCCGTCCTTGGTCGCTTGAGAAAAGGCCATCCATGGCCTTTGACACTTTTCTCTGTATTCAATTTTGAGCGATCATTAAATTGATGGAATGGGTATAATATGGCAATTAGCAATTAGCAACGTCAATCATCGACCAGATAAAAAGAACAGCCAATGAAAAACAATCCCTCGCTTAAATACCTACAAGGCTATCCGCAGCAAGTCTTAACTCAAGTCGACCAGCTGAT
This portion of the Vibrio algicola genome encodes:
- a CDS encoding ABC transporter ATP-binding protein, which gives rise to MSQSPIVHSSATTSTTQTSINQASTLNSESTASDPKKVAVITAQNVAKVVSTKQEQLTILHQVTLSINAGESVALVGTSGAGKSTLMTLLAGLDTATSGEISLLGKPLSSLDDEARAALRSDAIGFVFQSFLLIPTLSALENVTLPCLLKGEKEDIQRATALLTEVGLEARIHHTPSQLSGGEQQRVALARAFMIKPQILFADEPTGNLDQITATKIIEQLFELNQAHGTTLVLVTHDNELAQRCDRIFQMQAGYLEEKTTGGE
- a CDS encoding arylesterase, with protein sequence MLCVTSLTQINMAQASQQNPTILILGDSLSAGYQMAIEQSWPSLLPKELKTKGINATVINGSISGDTSGNGLARLPALLSQHNPDWVVIELGANDGLRGFPPATISQNLTQIIKLSQGSGSQVALMQIMVPPNYGKRYTQAFSNLYPELAKQQNIPLLPFFLQDMIVKPELMKKDGLHPKAEAQPWIAQFMAAQLQPIL
- the fabV gene encoding enoyl-ACP reductase FabV, which encodes MIIEPIIKGVVARSAHPYGCEAAVKQQIEFVKQAAAIKNGPKRVLILGASSGFGLASRIALAFGGSQADTIGVSFERGPSEKGVGTAGWYNNIFFKKEAEKEGRIAINIVGDAFAKQTRAQVVEAIETYFEGEVDLVIYSLATGIRPDHKTGEKWVSSIKPIGDSVTGASVLLEDDSWHESTVEAASDAEIESTLKVMGGSDWESWIDDLINSESLAEGCKTVAFSYIGSEITAPIYRDGTLGWAKVDLHQASHSLNLKMSNFNGSAHASVCKALVTKASVFIPTLTPYLIALYKVMKENGTHEGCIEQMQRLFTTKLYNHALDGDVQHDIPVDAERLIRIDDWELDGATQAQVKAIVDNMTADNFKQIGDYQGLKKEFMQINGFDFDNVDYNQDISIDELQALVD
- a CDS encoding type II toxin-antitoxin system RelE/ParE family toxin translates to MKVVWSPLALEKLGDAAEFIALDSPATAKKWVNEVFDKTNSLGTMPEMGRMVPEMPHTNYREILFGYYRIIYSVGVEFRVLTIRNCRQILTENDF
- a CDS encoding type II toxin-antitoxin system Phd/YefM family antitoxin: MSRIHFDQDIQPLSEFRAGVTSFIKQINETRRPLVITQRGKGVAVVLDVAEYEAMQEKIELLEELRTAEAQFASGLGVSNEEARDQVLGRIK
- a CDS encoding ABC-ATPase domain-containing protein: METLIFALKNIEKQNYRAYQQIKGQYDFTDFDLFIDTVQGDPHATASRLRAKRAWSLTDLKWLLEESEDYQRSARDFIARYFSKLAQPEATVDIAFNGQTILDHTAVLFTEQGIELRFRVNLPADGRQILGKKAINILTFHLPKFIRRATLAREIDIEALKRHCEIAEDQAALRSQLAANNLVAFVADNSVLPRVSGDCDLPMKDAITFSAPDSLAVTLHTPHRGHIRGLGIPKGITLIVGGGYHGKSTLLTAIERSIYDHIPSDGREYIVTDPQAMKIRAEDGRSVHNLNLSNYINHLPMGKDTSDFSTQDASGSTSQAAWLQESLEAGATTILIDEDTSATNFMIRDERMQALVAKGDEPITPLVDRIGQLRDQQGVSSIIVMGGSGDYFDVADTVIQMHDYQVLDVTTKAKQVIEQHPSQRSHEVEGELVVHPSRSLKNGCLQKILAEGKFRIQGKGTHTLRFGKEHVNLSALEQIESICELNTIGWLWFLLSQQQGWSENPAQAFEQYLAGDWHQALPNNGDLAKPRTLDVMAALNRLRKAQFKASV